Below is a genomic region from Candidatus Methylomirabilota bacterium.
AAGATGAGGGTAAAGGTCAGGGAGATCCATTGGACCATGGGCCACTACGATGTCGTGGTGATCATGGAGGCTCCGGACGACGAAGCTATCAGCGGCCTGATGCTGGG
It encodes:
- a CDS encoding GYD domain-containing protein, producing the protein MPTYVSLLNWTDQGIRKVKESTKRAKAFLDMAGKMRVKVREIHWTMGHYDVVVIMEAPDDEAISGLMLG